One window from the genome of Plasmodium berghei ANKA genome assembly, chromosome: 3 encodes:
- a CDS encoding 2-methoxy-6-polyprenyl-1,4-benzoquinol methylase, mitochondrial, putative, translating into MTITKLCTSYNHSYYNRKIQPNLLRNGINLFMDKGKCFYTNERLYNFGFQKVTEEIKSKLVYNLFSNVSNKYDIMNDLMSFRLHRCWKDQFIKELDLFLKYQCYNTKQKNINDSINVDPYNTTPNDESINQNISSYHNEKIKNLNTYKCKILDLAGGTGDIAFRILKRYKYFMEKIRIFGNKNNYDNISEELYKNPLINIIVCDVNNDMINVGIEKAKNLNLNKNIAWLVENAEELKSIEDNSIDVITLSFGIRNFTNISKALSEMYRVLKPGGRLLCLEFSKVECNTINIFYKFYLNNYIPLLGKYIANNEHAYKYLSESIQTFLTPNELSQLMHQINFKNISYTTMTFGIVAIHSAYKLN; encoded by the exons CACAGCTattataatagaaaaattcAACCAAACCTTTTAAGAAATGGAATTAACTTATTCATGGATAAAGGAAAATGTTTCTATACCAATGAAA GATTATATAACTTTGGATTTCAAAAAGTTAcagaagaaataaaatcaaaacttgtttataatttatttagtaatgtttctaataaatatgatatcATGAATGATTTGATGAGCTTTCGTCTACATCGATGTTGGAAAGACcaatttataaaagaattagatttatttttaaaatatcagtgttataatacaaaacaaaaaaatataaatgattcTATAAATGTAGATCCATATAATACTACTCCTAATGATGAAAGTATAAAccaaaatatatcatcatatcataacgaaaaaataaaaaatttaaatacatataaatgtaaaatattagaTTTAGCTGGTGGAACAGGTGATATAGCTTTTCGAATTTTAAAAaggtataaatattttatggaaaaaataagaatatttggtaataaaaataattatgataatatatcagaagaattatataaaaacccattgataaatataattgtttGTGATGTAAATAACGATATGATTAATGTTGGAATAgaaaaagcaaaaaatttaaacttaaataaaaatatagcatGGCTTGTTGAAAATGCAGAAGAATTAAAATCTATCGAAGATAACTCAATAGATGTAATTACTTTATCATTTGGAATACgaaattttacaaatatttctAAAGCATTGAGTGAAATGTATCGTGTTTTAAAACCAGGGGGAAGACTTCTTTGTTTAGAATTTAGTAAAGTAGAATGTAAtactataaatatattttataaattttatttaaataattatattccATTActtggaaaatatatagcaAATAATGAACATGCTTACAAATACCTCTCTGAAAGTATACAAACATTTTTAACTCCAAATGAATTATCTCAATTAATGCatcaaattaattttaaaaatatttcatatacAACTATGACTTTTGGAATTGTCGCAATTCATTCTGcctataaattaaattaa
- a CDS encoding MORN repeat protein, putative codes for MTKDIIEKNECEKIEKNYAGITTVTYKNGDKFVGTFYNGEKSNGKYFYSQNRIYEGSYFNGKKEGLGRIVKSSNYFYYGNFEKGKKNGLGFQKYPNSDFYYGEWKNNKKHGKGIYYFSNSKEYYSGEWRKGNFISGAWHISGNIKYVGTFFKNKPKYNGSFFFSNKSKICVFYEQLFNLSSENFDNENNVDLFWKYL; via the exons ATGACGAAAGatataattgaaaaaaatgaatgtGAAAagattgaaaaaaattatgcag gCATTACTACTgtaacatataaaaatggagaTAAATTTGTTGGAACGTTTTATAATGGAGAAAAAtcaaatggaaaatatttttattcacaaaatagaatatatgagggttcatattttaatggaaaaaaagaagGTTTAGGAAGAATTGTAAAAAGTTcaaactatttttattatg gaaattttgaaaaaggaaaaaaaaacggaTTGggttttcaaaaatatccAAATAGTGACTTTTATTATGGAGAATggaaaaacaataaaaaacatggaaaaggaatatactatttttcaaattccaaagaatat TATTCTGGTGAATGGCGCAAAGGGAATTTTATCAGTGGTGCTTGGCATATTTctggaaatataaaatatgtcgGAACTTTTTTCAAGAATAAACCAAAGTATAATggaagtttttttttttcaaataaatcgAAAATATGTGTTTTTTATGAGCAATTATTTAATCTTTCTAGtgaaaattttgataatgaaaataatgtgGATTTATTTTGGaagtatttataa
- a CDS encoding PCI domain-containing protein, putative: MNLNEENAITKKINWLRQLEEKNPEYELKRRNIFPNYISLLNSIEECIKLKNGYKMNQILKLTQIPIYIYIIDNMNENDLRKKIKERNSLKSFEQLIIDHFNIIKILCNKNNINWDMLSSISCKFLSTFLQLYCNNLWLLPYLLSICSFLNNISTLADSYNNNKNDIFSDENEDINNKNKYTIEVLNSIRGKIGIVKGDAEKHGGFVILMLQSIKLCMKLNNMQITSSFLKIINSTDINYAYIPKLFIVLFKCQLGKLYLQKMEYEKAENEFIWAFSNSQKNKIAFRKKILQAIISIRLNKGIYPPKNLLKKYNLHIYIDIIYSMKRGNIFLYNNVIQNFSKYFFENGLNECIDQIHFIVKRNLLKIIVDWWNQIIKDNPNKVYKVPISLFHHIFIWAGITQHHYYLETLCIITSLILFRYINAYISYDNNILVLSKNDPFPLLSQPRVSR, encoded by the coding sequence atgaatttgAACGAAGAAAATGCaatcacaaaaaaaataaattggtTAAGGCAGTTAGAAGAAAAGAACCCTGaatatgaattaaaaagaaggaatatttttccaaattatatttcattacTTAATAGTATAGAAGAATgcataaaattgaaaaatggatataaaATGAATCAAATATTAAAACTAACACAAAtacctatatatatatatattattgataatatgaatgaaaatgatttacgtaaaaaaataaaagaaagaaattcattaaaaagttttgaacaattaataattgatcattttaatataataaaaatattgtgtaataaaaataatattaattggGATATGTTATCAAGTATAAgttgtaaatttttatcaacATTTCTTCAATTATattgtaataatttatgGTTACTTCCCTATTTATTATCTATatgttcatttttaaataacatTAGCACATTAGCagattcatataataataataaaaatgatatatttagtgatgaaaatgaagatataaataataaaaataaatatactatTGAAGTATTAAATTCGATTAGAGGGAAAATTGGGATAGTAAAAGGGGATGCAGAAAAACATGGAGGGTTTGTTATATTAATGCTTCAATCTATTAAGCTATGTatgaaattaaataatatgcaaATAACATCaagttttttaaaaattataaattctACAGATATTAACTATGCATATATTcccaaattatttattgtcTTATTTAAATGCCAATTaggaaaattatatttacaaaaaatggaatatgaaaaagctgaaaatgaatttatttgggctttttcaaattctcaaaaaaataaaatagcttttagaaaaaaaatattacaagCCATTATATCTATACGTTTAAATAAAGGGATATATCCAccaaaaaatttattaaaaaaatataatcttcatatatatatagatattatttattcaatGAAAAGaggtaatatttttttatataataatgttattcaaaatttttccaaatatttttttgaaaatggATTAAATGAATGTATAGATcaaatacattttattgtaaaaagaaatttattaaaaattatcgTTGATTGGTGGaatcaaattattaaagATAATCCAAATAAAGTATATAAAGTTCctatatctttatttcatcatatttttatatgggCAGGGATAACACAACATCATTACTATCTTGAAACATTATGTATTATTACTTctcttattttatttagatATATTAATGCTTATATTTCATATGACAATAATATACTTGTTCTTAGCAAAAATGATCCATTCCCACTTTTATCTCAGCCGCGTGTTAGTCGATAA
- a CDS encoding DNA-directed RNA polymerase II 16 kDa subunit, putative — MANNNSHGNIQDLNLGPEFQNCKCLNLCELQLILGDQLRLTSKRNEDAQALIRSSFDYANRFATIKNRSSIVDIRTNLERIGELYEYEIAMLVNLLPKTILEARYFIPSLIRLNEETLHSILEHLISYKMYVS; from the exons atggCAAATAACAACTCACATGGCAATATTCAAGATTTAAACCTTGGCCCAG AATTTCAAAATTGCAAATGCTTAAACTTGTGTGAATTACAACTAATTTTGGGCGATCAATTAAGGCTGACCTCGAAAAGAAACGAAGATGCTCAAgc ACTTATAAGATCATCCTTTGATTATGCAAACAGATTTgcaacaataaaaaatagaagCTCAATAGTTGATATTAGAACAAACTTAGAAAGAATCGGTGAGttatatgaatatgaaATAGCTATGCTAGTAAACTTATTACCTAAAACTATTTTAGAGGCCAGATATTTTATTCCATCTTTAATTCGATTAAATGAAGAAACATTGCATTCAATATTAGAGCATCTTATAAGTTACAAAATGTATGTATCATAA
- a CDS encoding RNA-binding protein, putative → MSQIFNGNGTIVCRNIPTDINQFEITEIFNKYGTLLGNGIYFGKKNSNVFFIKYVNFKDAVKAYECLKSKASEYDFKLSLSKSDEIKYKAIKGDKKSLEQLKNIYKNNEQIIITEEMKNEFINEINECIPELSKKKREDSEKKKDKSFILNLLTKVDEPRENEQDNKLKEELKNYLNLNCLCAYNFDENNKLDNYLIPTFPN, encoded by the exons atGAGCCAAATTTTTAATGGTAATGGGACTATAGTATGCCGAAATATTCCAACTGATATCAATCAATTTGAAATAAcagaaatatttaataaat aTGGTACATTGTTGGGGAatggaatatattttgggaaaaaaaatagtaatgtattctttataaaatatgttaatttCAAGGATGCTGTAAAAGCTTATgaa TGTCTGAAAAGCAAAGCTTCTGAATATGACTTTAAACTAAGTTTGAGCAAAAGCGATGAAATTAAATACAAAGCAATAAAAG gGGACAAAAAATCACTCGAAcagttaaaaaatatttataaaaataacgaacaaataataattactgaagaaatgaaaaatgaatttattaatgaaataaatgagTGTATCCCtgaattatcaaaaaaaaaacgagaagattctgaaaaaaaaaaagataaatcctttattttaaatCTATTGACAAAAGTTGATGAACCTCGCGAAAACGAGCAAGACAACAA GCTAAAAGAGGAactgaaaaattatttaaacttAAATTGCTTATGTGCATATAACTTTgacgaaaataataagcTTGATAACTATCTTATTCCCACATTCCCAAATTAA
- a CDS encoding PH domain-containing protein, putative, translating to MFKMEIVNEGWVFKQSKYLKRLRKRYMILTKNFICSFKSEYYQGEKPTEILYLNKFTELTSMDDIRKIKSISNELGLEDIHLFNVCYKNRNILFVTMDKDEKNKWIRHISKQMIRSTVLVTE from the exons ATGtttaaaatggaaatagTAAATGAAGGGTGGGTTTTTAAACAatctaaatatttaaaaaggCTAAGAAAGAGATACATGATATTAACGAAAAATTTCATTTGTTCTTTTAAGTCTGAATATTATCAAGGGGAAAAACCAACCGAA ATATTATACTTAAACAAATTTACGGAATTAACATCAATGGATgatattagaaaaataaaatcaataTCGAACGAGTTGGGTTTAGAAGACATACATTTGTTTAATGTTTGTTATAAAAacagaaatattttatttgtcaCTATGGATAAGGACGAAAAAAACAAGTGGATCc GACATATCAGCAAACAAATGATCAGATCCACAGTGCTGGTGACCGAGTAG
- a CDS encoding 26S proteasome regulatory subunit RPN1, putative: MAVEDKKAVSIKVPVKDGDADEKRRKLNNLKIKNEELNEEEKKKKEELELLITRLKDDNPNVVNLSITLLNKEIIDTSGILTSSLFALKVLKLHYNTLIEIHTGMIFDDCKQRLSNMISALSTTIGYESNIVKYIIMGNKKDLINYGHEYIKNLTTKLIAEYKNIKDEEAVQNQYYANNSITTTSISTSPISGPSKGGAVNMMNHIHELVNIIVPYCFNHNTEYEAIDLLIEVDRINDICQYVDDKSCERSILYLLNLTHYSSSTEEYYKLMEVILSILKKHKKHVECLKILLRLNRRNKIKDLIFECGDLLICKQMALICSRHCIHLEFTQEEIIKHPHLNLNEISTLSSGEHLPSIFLKLAKDLDVEEPKLPEDIYKTHLEEKRNTNLWDSTKQNLSSSFVNAFVNAGFCKDKLMTVNSSLWIYKNKDHGIISATASMGLLLMWNIDEGLSQIDKFQYSNDQYVKAGSLIAFGLACTNVKNECDPAYALLSEHIDAENSLEKMGAILGFGYAYAGTNRENMLDVLIPPLVDNGDIIECSVFAALSLGLIFVGSQNREIAECIIDTVLERQKINNSLDQPISKLYAVALGLLFLCSREKCEATLAALEIIKHPISKYIIATVEGMAFAGSNDVLKVQKMLQLLVEKRVDKKNTDTSSVNSPTGDTNTANDTNAGANSGDNEGNNNSNNNSAPDSKKNNNVSTGKTAKKGLDGKTNISNSTNNQIEDNLDQCVAILNIALIALTDDISSEMTTRIIDHFLEYSNVHQKKAVPLALALLFTSFPKPNIVDILSKLTHDQDPDVALHAIISLGFVGAGTNNSRIAILLRQLSTFYYKDPNATFVIRLAQGLLYMGKGLLTINPLHSNRSIINNVALGSLLITIHACLQLKSTILGKYHYLLYHLAPCMYPRMLTTVNENLEPLPVSVRVGQAVDIVGQAGNPKTITGFQTHVTPVLMLHTDRAELATEEYIPINDTLEGIVILKKDPNYVPPTIN, from the exons ATGGCGGTCGAAGATAAAAAG GCAGTATCAATAAAAGTTCCAGTGAAAGATGGGGATGCTGatgaaaaaagaagaaaattgAATAAccttaaaataaaaaatgaagaattaaatgaagaagaaaaaaaaaaaaaagaagaattAGAATTACTTATAACCAGATTAAAGGATGATAATCCTAATGTTGTAAATTTATCAATAactttattaaataaagaaattatcGATACTAGTGGAATTTTAACATCTTCTTTATTTGCACTAAAAGTTCTTAAACTCCACTATAACACCTTAATTGAAATACATACTGGCATGATATTTGATGATTGCAAACAAAGGTTAAGCAATATGATTAGTGCATTATCAACTACTATTGGGTATGAAAGCaatattgtaaaatatattattatgggtaataaaaaggatttaattaattatggacatgaatatattaaaaatttaactACAAAATTGATAgcagaatataaaaatataaaagatgaAGAAGCTGTACAAAATCAATACTATGCAAATAACTCAATTACAACAACTAGTATTTCTACTTCTCCTATATCTGGTCCATCAAAGGGGGGCGCTGTTAATATGATGAATCATATCCATGAATTGgttaatattattgtaCCATATTGCTTTAATCACAATACAGAATATGAAGCAATAGATTTACTTATAGAAGTTGACAgaataaatgatatatgCCAATATGTTGATGATAAATCATGTGAACGgtcaattttatatttattaaatcttACACATTATAGTTCTTCAACAGAAGAATACTATAAATTAATGGAAGTTATATTGtcaatattaaaaaaacataaaaaacatGTGGAATgcttaaaaattttattgcGTTTAAatagaagaaataaaataaaagatttaATTTTCGAATGTGGcgatttattaatttgtaaACAAATGGCATTAATCTGCTCTCGGCATTGTATACATTTAGAATTTACTCAAGAAGAAATTATCAAACATCCCCATTtgaatttaaatgaaatatctACTTTATCATCAGGGGAACATTTACCatcgatttttttaaaattagcAAAAGATTTAGATGTAGAAGAACCCAAATTACCagaagatatatataaaacacatttagaagaaaaaagaaatactAATCTATGGGATTCTActaaacaaaatttatcaTCTTCTTTTGTTAACGCTTTTGTAAATGCTGGATTTTGTAAAGATAAACTAATGACAGTTAATTCATCTTTATggatatacaaaaataaagatcATGGAATCATTTCTGCTACTGCATCTATGGGCTTATTATTAATGTGGAACATAGATGAAGGATTATCACAAATTGATAAATTCCAATATAGTAATGATCAATATGTAAAAGCGGGTTCTTTAATAGCATTTGGGTTAGCATGCacaaatgtaaaaaatgaatgtGACCCAGCATATGCATTATTATCTGAACATATAGATGCAGAAAATTCTTTAGAAAAAATGGGAGCAATATTAGGATTTGGTTATGCATACGCAGGAACAAATAGAGAAAATATGTTAGATGTATTAATACCCCCATTAGTTGATAATGGAGATATAATAGAATGTAGTGTTTTTGCTGCTTTATCATTAGGATTGATTTTTGTCGGATCACAAAATAGAGAAATTGCTGAATGTATAATAGATACTGTTTTAGAAAggcaaaaaataaacaactCGTTAGATCAACCAATATCTAAATTATATGCAGTAGCATTAgggttattatttttatgttcaCGAGAAAAATGTGAAGCAACCTTAGCTGCTTtagaaattataaaacatcctatttctaaatatattattgccACAGTTGAAGGAATGGCATTTGCTGGATCGAATGATGTTTTAAAAGTTCAGAAAATGTTACAATTGCTAGTAGAAAAAAGagttgataaaaaaaatacagaTACATCTTCAGTTAATTCTCCTACTGGGGATACAAATACTGCTAACGACACCAATGCCGGTGCAAATAGTGGTGATAATGAAGGAAATAacaatagtaataataatagtgcACCGgattctaaaaaaaataataatgttagTACTGGAAAAACTGCAAAAAAAGGTCTCGATggaaaaacaaatatatcaaattcTACTAATAATCAAATAGAAGATAATTTAGATCAATGTGTTGCAATATTGAATATTGCTTTAATCGCATTAACAGATGATATTAGTTCTGAAATGACTACTCGTATAATTGATCATTTTTTAGAATATTCAAATGTTCATCAAAAAAAAGCAGTTCCATTAGCATTagcattattatttacatctTTCCCTAAACCTAATATTGTTGATATACTTTCGAAATTGACACATGATCAAGATCCAGATGTCGCTTTACATGCTATCATATCTCTTGGGTTTGTAGGTGCAGGGACAAATAATTCAAGAATAGCTATATTGCTAAGACAATTATCAACATTCTATTATAAAGATCCTAATGCAACTTTTGTTATTAGATTAGCTCAAGGCTTATTATATATGGGAAAGGGATTATTAACTATAAATCCATTACATTCTAATCGTTCTATCATAAATAATGTAGCATTAGGATCTTTGTTAATTACTATACATGCATGTTTGCAATTAAAATCCACAATATTAGGAAAATATCATTACCTTCTTTATCACTTAGCCCCATGTATGTATCCTCGAATGCTTACTACagttaatgaaaatttagaGCCCCTTCCTGTTTCTGTGCGTGTTGGACAG gCTGTTGATATTGTTGGGCAAGCAGGGAACCCAAAGACAATAACTGGATTTCAAACACACGTCACTCCAGTTTTGATGCTTCACACAGATCGTGCTGAACTTGCAACAGAGGAAT atATCCCCATCAACGACACACTGGAAGGAATTGTTATTTTGAAGAAGGACCCAAACTATGTCCCTCCCACAATAAATTGA